The following coding sequences are from one Polynucleobacter sp. JS-JIR-II-50 window:
- a CDS encoding Bug family tripartite tricarboxylate transporter substrate binding protein — translation MAESFPDRPITLVVPNPPGGLVDTSARLLSEPLTRVIGQPVIVDNKPGASGNTAYQYVAKAKPDGYTLLISYSGYHVGNPALFDKLPWDPIKDFSPIALLTVSTNVIAVHPSVPVNNLKEFIAYAKANPGKLNYASQGNGSVSHIGTEIFKQTTGVDMVHVPYKGSGPAIQDVLAGQVQVFISTPPSVMQHVQSGKLKGLAVTGKNRHPGMPNVPTTAEAGLPSFQLESWVALYAPAGTPAPVVTKLTNSVKQSLALPEIKDRADAAGVELRYLGPNQTDALVKKEIPFWAKAIKAANITLD, via the coding sequence ATGGCTGAATCTTTTCCGGATCGTCCAATTACTTTGGTAGTACCTAATCCACCAGGCGGGCTTGTTGATACTTCGGCACGTCTATTAAGTGAGCCGTTGACTCGCGTGATCGGTCAACCAGTGATTGTCGATAATAAACCTGGGGCAAGTGGTAATACCGCCTATCAGTATGTTGCCAAAGCAAAGCCAGATGGTTATACCTTATTGATTTCCTATTCGGGTTATCACGTTGGTAATCCTGCTTTATTCGATAAGCTCCCTTGGGACCCCATTAAAGATTTCTCTCCAATTGCCTTGCTAACGGTTTCTACCAATGTCATTGCAGTGCACCCTTCAGTTCCAGTCAATAATTTGAAGGAATTCATTGCTTATGCAAAGGCTAATCCAGGTAAATTAAATTACGCTTCACAAGGCAATGGTTCTGTGTCGCATATTGGTACAGAGATCTTTAAGCAAACTACCGGCGTGGATATGGTGCATGTTCCATATAAGGGATCTGGTCCAGCTATTCAGGATGTTTTGGCTGGGCAGGTGCAGGTATTTATTAGTACGCCACCCTCAGTCATGCAACACGTCCAGAGTGGAAAACTCAAAGGACTTGCTGTCACCGGTAAAAATCGTCACCCTGGTATGCCAAACGTACCAACCACCGCTGAGGCTGGTCTACCATCATTTCAATTGGAGTCATGGGTTGCGCTCTATGCGCCTGCGGGAACGCCTGCACCAGTAGTGACTAAGCTCACCAATTCTGTAAAGCAGAGTTTGGCGCTGCCTGAAATTAAAGATCGTGCTGATGCTGCTGGCGTTGAACTTCGTTACCTGGGGCCAAACCAAACAGATGCACTAGTTAAGAAAGAGATACCTTTCTGGGCTAAAGCAATTAAAGCGGCAAACATTACCCTTGATTAA
- a CDS encoding NUDIX domain-containing protein, with product MTEKSFQDLPAGDKHLREEPLSGEDIYGGIFLNMKRDKVSLPDGKEAIREYLTHPGAVAILAILDDSRVLLERQYRYPIAKACIEIPAGKLDPKENHLVCAQRELEEETGYTAKKWSFIRRIHPVISYSTEFIDIYLAEELIPGKSHLDDEEFLDVFAAPLEQLIAWVEDGEITDVKTTIATYWLDRYRRGLVKPHLIE from the coding sequence ATGACTGAAAAATCATTTCAAGATCTGCCGGCTGGTGATAAACATTTACGTGAAGAGCCTCTATCTGGCGAAGATATTTACGGCGGCATCTTCTTAAACATGAAACGGGATAAAGTCTCATTGCCCGATGGTAAAGAGGCGATACGCGAATATTTAACGCACCCTGGCGCGGTAGCCATTCTTGCAATCTTGGATGATAGTCGTGTATTGCTTGAGCGCCAGTATCGTTATCCGATTGCAAAAGCCTGCATTGAAATTCCTGCGGGAAAGTTAGACCCCAAGGAGAATCATCTAGTTTGTGCGCAGCGAGAGCTTGAAGAAGAAACTGGGTATACGGCAAAAAAATGGAGTTTCATTCGTCGTATTCATCCTGTGATTTCGTATTCAACAGAGTTTATAGATATCTATCTGGCAGAGGAATTGATTCCCGGTAAAAGCCATCTAGATGATGAAGAGTTTTTGGACGTATTTGCTGCCCCGTTGGAGCAATTGATTGCTTGGGTTGAGGATGGCGAGATTACGGATGTCAAAACCACGATAGCCACCTATTGGCTTGATCGCTATCGTAGGGGCTTAGTAAAACCGCATCTAATCGAATAG
- a CDS encoding tartrate dehydrogenase, producing the protein MNAKKIFKNPKIAVIPGDGIGKEVMPEGVRALEAANRKFNLGMQFDHFDFASCDYYLKHGKMMPDDWFDTLMKYDAIFFGAVGMPDILPDHVSLWGSLIQFRRGFDQYVNLRPVRLLPGVPCPLANRKPGDIDFFVVRENTEGEYSSVGGKMFPDTDREIVIQESVFTRQGVDRILQFAFDLAQSRPKKHLTSATKSNGIAITMPYWDERVEAMSKKFADVRADKYHIDILAAHFVMNPDRFDVVVASNLFGDILSDLGPACTGTIAVAPSGSINPEGKFPSLFEPVHGSAPDIFGKMIANPIGQIWSGAMMLDHLGYPEAGKAIFSAIEKVLASGPGHAPLTPDLGGTAKTDDLGKAIAAAI; encoded by the coding sequence ATGAACGCAAAGAAAATATTTAAGAATCCCAAGATTGCCGTTATTCCTGGAGATGGTATTGGTAAAGAAGTGATGCCAGAGGGCGTACGCGCTCTAGAAGCGGCTAATCGTAAATTTAATCTCGGTATGCAGTTTGATCATTTTGATTTTGCTAGCTGTGATTATTACCTCAAGCATGGCAAGATGATGCCGGATGATTGGTTCGACACTCTCATGAAGTACGATGCGATCTTCTTCGGTGCAGTTGGCATGCCTGACATCCTGCCTGACCATGTTTCATTATGGGGAAGCTTAATTCAATTCCGCCGCGGCTTTGATCAGTATGTCAATTTGCGTCCAGTACGTTTATTACCAGGAGTGCCATGCCCGTTAGCCAATCGCAAGCCTGGTGACATCGATTTCTTTGTTGTGCGTGAGAATACCGAGGGTGAATACTCCAGCGTTGGTGGCAAGATGTTCCCGGATACCGATCGTGAGATCGTGATTCAAGAATCTGTTTTCACTAGACAGGGCGTTGACCGAATTTTGCAATTTGCATTTGACTTAGCTCAAAGCCGTCCTAAGAAGCATTTAACTTCGGCAACCAAATCAAATGGTATTGCTATCACCATGCCTTATTGGGATGAGCGTGTTGAAGCAATGTCTAAGAAATTTGCCGACGTAAGGGCCGATAAGTATCACATTGATATTTTGGCGGCTCACTTCGTCATGAATCCAGATCGGTTTGACGTTGTCGTAGCGAGCAATTTATTTGGAGATATTCTCTCTGACTTGGGTCCCGCATGTACCGGCACAATTGCTGTTGCGCCATCCGGCAGCATCAATCCTGAGGGTAAATTCCCTTCCTTGTTTGAGCCTGTTCACGGATCAGCGCCTGATATCTTCGGCAAAATGATCGCCAACCCGATTGGTCAGATCTGGAGTGGGGCGATGATGTTAGATCACCTTGGTTATCCCGAGGCTGGCAAAGCAATATTTAGTGCGATTGAGAAGGTATTAGCATCGGGTCCAGGACATGCACCTTTGACACCTGATTTAGGTGGCACTGCTAAGACGGATGATTTAGGTAAGGCGATTGCCGCAGCAATCTAA
- a CDS encoding DUF1178 family protein has protein sequence MKVYNLACPLDHRFEGWFASEEDCLAQQDKGMLACPVCDSTQITRMPSAPHIGKSSSTELALPKAEPESLSGGVVALTGSDHSHLEAQVQAAFLKGMRELMGRSEDVGNSFADEARKIHYKESPERSIRGQTTLDEAEALREEGIDVLSMPMIPALKNTLQ, from the coding sequence ATGAAAGTTTATAACTTAGCCTGCCCCCTAGACCATCGCTTTGAAGGATGGTTTGCTTCAGAGGAAGATTGCCTTGCTCAGCAGGATAAGGGGATGCTTGCCTGTCCAGTATGTGACAGCACGCAAATCACCCGTATGCCATCAGCTCCACATATTGGTAAATCAAGCTCTACTGAGTTAGCTTTACCTAAGGCTGAACCTGAAAGTTTGAGTGGGGGTGTTGTTGCTCTGACTGGTAGTGACCATTCTCATCTCGAGGCTCAAGTACAGGCCGCCTTTTTGAAAGGTATGCGTGAGCTAATGGGTCGCTCTGAGGATGTTGGCAATTCCTTTGCTGATGAGGCTAGAAAGATTCACTACAAGGAATCTCCCGAGAGAAGTATTCGTGGCCAAACAACCTTGGATGAGGCTGAGGCCTTAAGGGAAGAGGGTATTGATGTACTCTCGATGCCAATGATTCCAGCCCTTAAAAACACACTCCAGTAA
- a CDS encoding amidase: MKDLESLSATQAIKALSKREIKATDLLLSCLDRIGQKESVVKAWASLGKENALSRAKQLDKGAFQGLLHGLPIGAKDLYDTYDLPTSYGSPIYANHYPVADAVAVALMRQSGAIILGKTVTTEFATFKSGLTTNPHNPKHTPGGSSSGSAAAVADFMVPLATGSQTAGSIIRPASFCGVVGFKPSHGKVSIAGIKSLSVTLDTMGCFGRTVEDVGLGVAAMSGDHRLAKIEVLNNKPRIAICKTSSWPFAQKETATALAVARHAAEMIAKGAVIDQKLPKTCDGLTQAQTRIMISEMSRSLTFERVHYAKKLSPQLLMQLSEGAEISYEQYAKDLSLADKSRAAMEDLFNNELDILIAPSANGEAPNIKDGTGDPLFSRAWTLLGLPCININVSMGPNGLPVGVQLIAGPGKDHFLLSAARAFTLALPDPSLRDQA; the protein is encoded by the coding sequence ATGAAAGATCTAGAAAGCCTCAGCGCCACCCAAGCCATCAAAGCCCTCTCAAAGAGGGAAATAAAAGCAACTGATTTACTCCTCTCCTGTCTAGACCGCATAGGGCAAAAAGAGAGCGTTGTTAAGGCCTGGGCAAGCCTAGGGAAGGAAAACGCCCTATCTCGCGCCAAACAGCTTGATAAGGGGGCATTTCAGGGCCTATTACATGGCCTTCCAATTGGGGCTAAAGATCTTTATGACACTTATGATTTGCCGACCTCATATGGTTCACCTATTTACGCCAATCACTATCCGGTTGCCGATGCTGTAGCGGTTGCCCTAATGCGACAGTCTGGTGCCATTATTTTAGGCAAAACTGTCACAACAGAATTTGCAACATTCAAGAGTGGATTAACCACGAATCCGCATAATCCAAAGCACACCCCGGGTGGCTCCTCTAGTGGCTCTGCAGCTGCAGTAGCTGATTTTATGGTCCCACTTGCAACCGGAAGTCAAACTGCAGGCTCAATCATTCGCCCTGCATCTTTTTGTGGTGTAGTGGGTTTTAAACCCAGTCACGGCAAAGTGAGTATTGCGGGGATTAAAAGTCTTTCGGTAACCTTAGATACCATGGGTTGTTTCGGCAGAACAGTAGAAGATGTGGGGCTCGGCGTAGCGGCTATGAGCGGCGATCATCGACTCGCAAAAATTGAAGTCTTAAATAACAAACCCCGCATCGCCATTTGTAAGACTTCTAGCTGGCCGTTTGCACAAAAGGAAACTGCTACAGCGCTTGCCGTTGCTCGCCATGCTGCAGAGATGATTGCTAAAGGCGCGGTAATTGATCAAAAGCTACCTAAGACGTGTGATGGTCTCACCCAAGCCCAAACGCGCATCATGATTTCTGAAATGTCACGCAGCCTTACTTTTGAACGGGTACATTACGCAAAAAAACTTAGTCCACAACTTTTGATGCAACTCAGTGAAGGTGCTGAAATTAGTTATGAGCAATATGCAAAAGATTTGAGCCTTGCCGATAAGTCAAGGGCGGCTATGGAAGACTTATTTAATAATGAACTTGATATCTTGATCGCCCCAAGTGCAAATGGAGAGGCACCCAACATTAAAGATGGCACGGGAGATCCACTTTTTTCTAGAGCCTGGACTCTTCTAGGTTTGCCCTGCATCAATATCAACGTAAGCATGGGCCCCAATGGGTTGCCAGTAGGCGTGCAACTCATTGCAGGCCCAGGTAAAGATCATTTCTTATTGAGTGCTGCCCGGGCATTTACATTGGCATTGCCCGATCCCAGTTTACGAGATCAGGCTTAG
- a CDS encoding NADH:flavin oxidoreductase/NADH oxidase, with translation MSLLFSSYTLTSPQGPLKLANRIVVAPMCQYSANNGEATDWHLMHWGNLLNSGAALFIIEATGVSPEARITPACLGLWDDRTESALKDKLSRARGLAPAVPVFIQLAHAGRKASSATPWDGGQLLSTNQGGWETLAPSAIPQLDGERLPHELSKAELKKLIDDFVGSAKRAARIGIDGIELHGAHGYLLHQFLSPIANQRTDEYGGSFENRIRFPLELFAAVRAAYQGVLGIRISASDWMEGGWTPEETANFAKQLKPLGCDFVHISSGGISPKQKIAIGPNYQVPFAKIVKDQSGLPTMTVGLITEPQQAEDILQAGDADLIALARAFLYKPRWGWEAAAALGGTVTANERYWRCLPREAQAVFGDVKVGQR, from the coding sequence ATGAGTCTTTTATTTTCGAGCTATACCCTCACTTCCCCGCAGGGACCTTTAAAGCTAGCAAATCGCATTGTGGTTGCCCCTATGTGCCAGTATTCAGCCAATAACGGAGAGGCAACTGACTGGCACCTCATGCACTGGGGTAATTTGCTAAACAGCGGCGCAGCGCTCTTCATTATTGAGGCTACCGGAGTAAGTCCGGAGGCTCGAATTACGCCTGCATGTCTGGGACTTTGGGATGATCGCACTGAATCGGCCTTGAAAGACAAGTTAAGTCGTGCGCGTGGATTGGCTCCTGCGGTCCCTGTTTTTATTCAGCTAGCCCATGCAGGACGCAAAGCTTCCAGCGCAACCCCTTGGGACGGCGGACAATTGCTTTCAACGAATCAAGGTGGATGGGAAACCTTGGCTCCTTCAGCAATCCCTCAGCTAGATGGAGAGCGCTTACCGCATGAATTGAGTAAGGCTGAATTAAAAAAGCTGATCGATGATTTTGTGGGGTCTGCAAAGCGTGCTGCGCGAATTGGAATTGATGGGATTGAACTCCATGGCGCCCATGGTTACTTGTTGCACCAATTTTTATCTCCTATCGCAAACCAGCGCACAGATGAATACGGCGGCTCATTTGAAAATCGTATTCGCTTTCCATTAGAGCTCTTTGCTGCCGTAAGAGCGGCATATCAAGGTGTGCTTGGCATACGTATTTCGGCTAGCGATTGGATGGAGGGTGGCTGGACTCCGGAAGAAACGGCGAATTTTGCAAAACAACTTAAACCCTTGGGTTGTGATTTTGTGCACATTTCTTCTGGTGGGATTTCGCCGAAACAAAAGATTGCGATAGGTCCAAACTACCAAGTCCCTTTTGCAAAGATCGTTAAAGATCAATCTGGTTTGCCAACCATGACTGTTGGACTCATTACCGAGCCCCAGCAAGCCGAAGACATTTTGCAAGCGGGTGATGCGGATCTCATAGCTTTAGCAAGAGCATTCCTATACAAGCCACGTTGGGGCTGGGAAGCTGCAGCAGCTCTGGGTGGCACAGTTACCGCAAATGAACGTTATTGGCGCTGCTTACCTAGAGAAGCCCAGGCTGTATTTGGTGATGTAAAAGTAGGGCAGCGATAA
- a CDS encoding SprT family zinc-dependent metalloprotease, with product MKQHTVREAWLEDAVRHLEPVFSKAGYAIPPVRVSCGFPASSSPRTTLGQCWPRERSGGGVNEIFISPKLDEPVQLLDTLVHELCHAVDDCFSGHGEDFKGIAQTVGLEGPARLAHATEELTVKLMMISQELGPYPHQAIVFPPPRPSNASRSKAKCGQCGYEVTLLKKWASYGAPICPKDNIRMLEAAPETIENTTDYDSESVEKGSKKAPDEIRRAIS from the coding sequence ATGAAGCAACATACAGTACGTGAGGCGTGGCTAGAAGACGCCGTAAGGCATCTAGAACCAGTCTTTTCAAAAGCAGGTTATGCCATCCCTCCCGTCAGGGTTTCATGCGGCTTTCCCGCCTCTAGTAGCCCTAGAACAACTCTAGGCCAATGCTGGCCCCGCGAACGCTCAGGCGGTGGCGTAAATGAGATATTTATATCCCCTAAGTTGGATGAACCTGTTCAGCTCTTAGACACCCTGGTTCACGAGCTCTGCCATGCAGTGGATGATTGTTTTAGCGGCCATGGTGAAGATTTCAAGGGTATTGCTCAAACGGTAGGCTTGGAAGGCCCAGCAAGACTGGCTCATGCCACCGAGGAGCTCACTGTGAAACTGATGATGATTAGTCAGGAACTAGGCCCATATCCCCATCAAGCGATTGTTTTCCCGCCTCCAAGGCCTAGCAATGCCAGTCGAAGTAAGGCTAAATGCGGTCAATGTGGCTACGAGGTGACTCTGCTCAAGAAGTGGGCGAGTTATGGAGCGCCAATCTGCCCCAAGGACAATATTCGGATGTTAGAGGCTGCACCAGAGACAATCGAAAATACAACTGATTACGATAGTGAATCGGTTGAAAAAGGCAGTAAGAAGGCGCCGGATGAAATTCGTCGCGCCATTAGCTAG
- the nuoN gene encoding NADH-quinone oxidoreductase subunit NuoN, giving the protein MQAFDLYAILPELVLLVATCLLLVASVYVRERVSSTPGIEQDIFHTPRGVGFVYFFSLILLVYLIFAFIGRMGDPALVAMNGLFQSDPFSNLLKACSCIAVLVSLIYSKQYLMDRALFRPDFIVLALLALLGQFVLISGANLLTLYLGLELMALPTYALVAMRHSSEKSVEAGIKYFILGALASGFLLYGMSMLYGVTGSLDLIEIFKAVADPRVNHLVMAFGLVFIVAGLAFKLGVVPFHMWVPDVYQGAPTAVTLMIAAAPKLAAFALLFRLLVNTLLPLLGDWQPMLVLLAVLSLVVGNVTAIAQTNIKRMLAYSAIAQMGFVLLGMLSVFDDHAFSAAMFYAITYVLTTLGTFGLLMALSRKGYDCETLNGLKGLNKKHPWFAFIGLVMMFSLAGIPPTVGFASKLGVLEALVDAEHTFLAVIAVIASLIGAFYYLRVVKVMYFDEPEHEITISGSGFAKGLLSLNSILVLVIGIVPAGLMSLCLDAMRRTLLGS; this is encoded by the coding sequence ATGCAAGCATTCGACCTTTACGCCATCCTGCCGGAACTTGTTTTACTCGTAGCAACCTGTTTGTTATTGGTTGCTAGCGTTTATGTTCGCGAAAGAGTGTCATCTACCCCTGGTATTGAGCAAGACATCTTCCATACTCCGCGAGGAGTTGGCTTTGTGTACTTTTTCTCATTGATCTTATTGGTGTATCTCATTTTTGCTTTTATTGGCCGCATGGGAGACCCAGCGCTAGTGGCAATGAATGGTCTATTTCAGTCTGACCCATTTTCTAACTTGCTCAAGGCATGTTCTTGCATCGCTGTTTTGGTGAGCTTAATTTATTCCAAGCAATATTTGATGGATCGCGCCTTGTTCCGTCCGGACTTTATTGTCTTAGCTTTGCTTGCTTTGCTTGGCCAGTTTGTGTTGATCTCAGGCGCAAATCTATTGACTCTATATCTTGGCTTGGAATTAATGGCTTTGCCTACATACGCTTTGGTAGCTATGCGCCACAGCAGCGAAAAAAGTGTTGAGGCTGGCATTAAGTACTTTATTTTGGGAGCATTGGCATCAGGCTTTCTGCTCTACGGCATGTCTATGCTTTACGGTGTAACGGGATCATTAGATCTGATCGAGATCTTTAAAGCCGTTGCTGATCCACGTGTAAATCACCTGGTGATGGCTTTTGGTTTGGTATTTATTGTTGCTGGCTTGGCCTTTAAGTTGGGAGTGGTGCCATTTCACATGTGGGTACCAGACGTCTATCAAGGTGCGCCAACTGCTGTGACTTTGATGATTGCTGCGGCTCCAAAATTAGCCGCATTTGCGTTGTTATTCCGATTGTTGGTAAATACCTTGTTGCCTTTGCTAGGCGACTGGCAGCCAATGCTAGTCTTACTCGCAGTTCTATCGCTAGTTGTTGGTAACGTGACTGCGATTGCGCAAACCAATATCAAGCGTATGCTGGCTTACTCTGCGATTGCGCAAATGGGCTTTGTGCTCTTGGGCATGCTGTCTGTTTTTGATGACCATGCGTTTAGTGCGGCGATGTTCTACGCCATTACGTATGTGTTGACAACGCTTGGCACCTTCGGCTTGTTGATGGCTTTGTCGCGCAAGGGTTATGACTGCGAAACCTTGAATGGCTTAAAAGGCCTTAATAAGAAGCATCCGTGGTTTGCTTTTATTGGTCTAGTAATGATGTTCTCCTTGGCCGGTATTCCGCCTACCGTTGGTTTTGCGTCTAAGTTAGGTGTTTTGGAAGCCTTGGTTGATGCTGAGCATACATTCTTGGCTGTAATTGCGGTGATCGCCTCTTTGATTGGTGCTTTCTACTACCTCAGAGTAGTTAAGGTAATGTACTTTGATGAGCCTGAGCATGAAATTACAATTTCTGGTTCAGGCTTCGCCAAAGGGCTCTTGAGTCTTAATAGCATTTTGGTTTTAGTTATCGGCATTGTTCCTGCAGGCCTCATGAGTCTTTGTTTGGATGCAATGCGTCGCACCTTGCTGGGATCGTAA
- a CDS encoding CoA-acylating methylmalonate-semialdehyde dehydrogenase: MNAPQAFESNEDIGHFVGGNVVNPKDGRFADVYNPTKGTVARRVALASRKEVDEVVANAQTAFVSWSQTSPLRRARIMFKYLELLNAHRDELAAIITAEHGKVFTDAQGEVTRGIEIVEFATGIPELLKGDYTEQVSTGIDNWVMRQPLGVVAGITPFNFPVMVPMWMFPVAIACGNSFILKPSPTDPSASLFMAKLLKEAGLPDGVFNVVQGDKEAVDALIENPDVKAVSFVGSTPIANYIYERCSHFGKRSQALGGAKNHMVIMPDADIDKAIDALVGAAYGSAGERCMAISVAVLVGDVAEKIMPKLIERTKTLKVKNGMELDAEMGPIVTKAALERITGYIDAGVASGAKLLVDGRGFKVPGNENGFFIGGTLFDNVTPDMKIYLEEIFGPVLSCLRVANFTDALNLVNSCEFGNGVACFTSDGNIAREFARRVQVGMVGINVPIPVPMAWHGFGGWKKSIFGDMHAYGKEGVRFYTKQKSVMQRWPESIAKGAEFVMPTSK; the protein is encoded by the coding sequence ATGAACGCACCTCAAGCCTTTGAATCAAATGAAGATATTGGCCACTTTGTTGGCGGCAACGTAGTTAACCCTAAAGATGGACGCTTTGCCGATGTTTACAACCCAACCAAAGGAACTGTAGCGCGCCGCGTTGCGCTTGCTAGTCGCAAAGAGGTTGATGAAGTAGTAGCCAATGCGCAAACAGCCTTTGTGTCATGGAGTCAAACCTCCCCATTGCGCCGTGCACGCATCATGTTCAAGTATCTTGAATTGTTAAACGCTCATCGCGATGAGCTGGCAGCCATCATTACAGCAGAACATGGCAAGGTGTTTACCGATGCTCAAGGTGAAGTGACGCGTGGTATTGAGATTGTGGAATTTGCTACTGGCATTCCCGAGCTGCTCAAAGGCGACTACACCGAGCAAGTATCGACCGGTATCGATAACTGGGTTATGCGTCAGCCTTTAGGTGTGGTTGCTGGCATCACCCCATTTAATTTCCCAGTCATGGTGCCAATGTGGATGTTCCCTGTTGCGATTGCTTGCGGTAACAGCTTTATCCTCAAACCTAGCCCCACAGACCCTTCCGCTTCATTATTTATGGCTAAGCTCCTCAAGGAGGCTGGCCTACCTGATGGTGTATTCAACGTTGTTCAAGGCGACAAAGAAGCAGTGGATGCCCTAATCGAAAATCCAGATGTTAAAGCGGTTAGTTTTGTGGGCTCCACCCCAATCGCCAATTACATCTATGAGCGTTGCTCTCACTTTGGCAAGCGCTCCCAAGCATTAGGCGGTGCGAAGAACCATATGGTTATCATGCCTGACGCTGATATTGATAAAGCAATTGATGCCTTGGTTGGCGCAGCTTACGGCTCTGCTGGTGAGCGCTGCATGGCGATTTCTGTAGCGGTATTGGTTGGTGATGTTGCAGAGAAGATCATGCCAAAGCTGATCGAGCGCACCAAGACGCTAAAAGTTAAAAACGGTATGGAACTTGATGCTGAAATGGGTCCAATCGTTACTAAAGCAGCTCTTGAGCGCATTACTGGCTACATTGATGCTGGCGTAGCTTCTGGCGCAAAACTCCTTGTTGATGGCCGCGGATTCAAAGTTCCTGGCAACGAAAATGGATTCTTTATCGGCGGTACATTGTTTGATAACGTTACCCCAGATATGAAGATTTACTTAGAAGAAATCTTTGGACCAGTTTTATCTTGCTTGCGTGTCGCTAACTTTACGGACGCACTTAACTTGGTTAACTCTTGCGAATTTGGCAATGGTGTAGCCTGCTTCACAAGCGATGGCAATATTGCGCGTGAATTTGCTCGTCGCGTACAAGTGGGTATGGTTGGCATTAACGTACCTATTCCAGTACCAATGGCCTGGCATGGCTTCGGTGGTTGGAAAAAATCCATCTTTGGCGATATGCATGCATACGGCAAAGAAGGTGTACGTTTCTATACCAAGCAAAAGAGCGTGATGCAACGCTGGCCTGAGAGTATTGCTAAAGGGGCGGAGTTTGTAATGCCTACCTCTAAGTAA
- the dnaQ gene encoding DNA polymerase III subunit epsilon: MRQVILDTETTGLNPATGDRIIEIGCVEMVGRRLTDRTFHYYINPERDIDAGAFAVHGLSREFLSDKPIFANIVEQLIEFVDGAEIVIHNAAFDLGFLDNEFALLKRPPFRNLAAKITDTLLDARQMFPGKRNSLDALCERFSISNKHRTLHGALLDAQLLAEVYVSMTRGQEDLSIDLIDYTVGADSTGHTKALPTNLMVLSASDDDLQSHEKILAEIAKTCKKDPVWSPLNAAA, encoded by the coding sequence ATGCGTCAAGTTATTCTCGATACCGAAACTACTGGCCTTAATCCAGCTACCGGCGACCGCATTATTGAAATTGGTTGCGTTGAGATGGTGGGTCGTCGTCTTACCGATAGAACTTTCCACTACTACATTAATCCTGAACGCGATATTGATGCCGGTGCCTTTGCAGTCCACGGACTTTCTAGAGAGTTTTTATCTGATAAACCAATCTTTGCAAACATTGTTGAGCAGTTAATTGAGTTTGTAGATGGCGCTGAAATTGTGATTCATAACGCAGCCTTCGATCTGGGATTCTTGGATAACGAGTTTGCCCTTCTAAAGCGCCCCCCATTCAGAAATTTAGCCGCCAAAATTACCGACACCCTGCTCGACGCACGTCAAATGTTCCCCGGAAAGCGCAATTCATTAGATGCGCTGTGTGAACGCTTTTCAATTAGCAATAAACACCGTACTTTGCACGGCGCGCTGTTAGATGCCCAGTTACTAGCTGAAGTTTACGTATCGATGACTAGGGGTCAAGAAGACCTTTCTATTGATCTGATTGACTACACAGTGGGAGCAGACTCTACTGGCCATACCAAGGCATTGCCAACGAATCTGATGGTGCTTTCAGCCTCCGATGATGATCTACAAAGTCATGAAAAAATCTTGGCAGAAATTGCCAAGACATGTAAAAAGGACCCCGTTTGGAGCCCTTTAAATGCTGCTGCCTAA